Proteins encoded within one genomic window of Acipenser ruthenus chromosome 32, fAciRut3.2 maternal haplotype, whole genome shotgun sequence:
- the LOC131702988 gene encoding uncharacterized protein LOC131702988, with the protein MFKETSSSQGDIRKLQEEMVYLVEGDQFRMELPTVPTGKEINLRRGQDTFQSIKIATIINKTLTYIDVQLEGRMRLEENTIIISNLKNNDSNFYKIQVNGDRASEKKYNLTVYPRYPILEDLHVAPAQNGTETKEDLDKTTENPGIGIGIGIGIGIGIGIGFGIVFTVIAGIVIWKYKHVILSRCRRNKKAETEDPEQGVALSPTNSTQDSTG; encoded by the exons atgtttaaagagaCATCATCGTCACAGGGTGATATAAGAAAGTTGCAGGAGG AAATGGTCTATTTGGTCGAGGGAGATCAATTCAGAATGGAATTACCAACTGTGCCAACTGGGAAGGAAATTAATTTGAGACGTGGCCAGGACACATTCCAAAGCATAAAAATTGCAACTATTATAAACAAGACTTTAACATACATAGATGTCCAACTTGAGGGCAGAATGAGGCTGGAAGAAAACACAATTATAATATCCAACTTGAAAAATAACGACAGCAATTTTTACAAAATTCAAGTTAATGGAGATCGGGCATCTGAGAAGAAATACAATCTGACCGTATACC CCCGTTATCCAATACTTGAAGACCTGCATGTCGCCCCTGCACAAAACGGCACTGAAACCAAAGAag ATTTAGATAAAACCACTGAGAAtcctggaattggaattggaattggaattggaattggaattggaattggaattggatttGGAATTGTGTTTACTGTGATTGCTGGGATTGTGATCTGGAAATATAAAC ATGTCATTCTGTCCAGATGCAGAAGAAACAAAAAAGCTGAAACTGAAGATCCTGAACAAGGTGTTGCTCTTAG CCCAACGAACAGCACACAGGATTCAACAGGGTAG